In Alcaligenes faecalis, the sequence CCGAGCACGAGGACGAAGCAGGCAAACTGGAATGGCTGATCCGCAAGGACGGCTGCATGCACTGCGAAGACCCTGGTTGTCTGAAAGCCTGCCCGGTTCCCGGTGCGATTGTTCAGTATGCCAATGGCATTGTGGATTTCCAGTCCGACCTGTGTGTGGGCTGCGGTTACTGCGTGGCAGGCTGTCCTTTTGACGTGCCGCGTATTTCCAAGAAAGACAATAAGGCCTACAAGTGCACCCTGTGTTCGGACCGCGTTTCCGTAGGTCAGGCTCCAGCTTGCGCGAAAACCTGCCCAACCGGCGCCATTGCGTTTGGCTCGAAACAGGAAATGCAGGATCTGGCCCTTAGCCGTATCGAGGACCTGAACGAGCGTGGCTATGAGAACGCCGGCCTGTACGATCCTCAAGGTGTAGGCGGCACCCACGTCATGTACGTGCTGCAACACGCGGACGATCCACAGCGCTATGCCGGTCTGCCCAAAGACCCGCACATCAGCTCGGTAGTAGGTGGCTGGAAAGATGTGCTCAAACCTGCCGCTGCAGTAGCAGGGGCTGTGGCGGTAGCGGGTATGGCGGCCCACTTCATCGGCGTGGGCCCCAACAGTATTGACGAAGACAAAGAGCACGCGGACAACACGGAAACGGAAGGAGGCGATCATGTCCAAGAAAAATAATCTTGTTCTGCGCACCAAGTTCCCCGAGCGACTGTGCCACTGGGCCGTCGTGCTGTGTTTTTTCCTGGCAGCGACCTCGGGCTTGTCCTGGTTCTTTCCCTCTTTTTCCTGGTTAAGTTCCTTTCTGGGCACCCCGCAACTGGCA encodes:
- the fdxH gene encoding formate dehydrogenase subunit beta yields the protein MNSQNIVRRSATNSVTPAPQVRDHQMEVAKLIDVSICIGCKACQVACNEWNDLRGQVEENVGVYDNPSDLSPDSWTLMRFTEHEDEAGKLEWLIRKDGCMHCEDPGCLKACPVPGAIVQYANGIVDFQSDLCVGCGYCVAGCPFDVPRISKKDNKAYKCTLCSDRVSVGQAPACAKTCPTGAIAFGSKQEMQDLALSRIEDLNERGYENAGLYDPQGVGGTHVMYVLQHADDPQRYAGLPKDPHISSVVGGWKDVLKPAAAVAGAVAVAGMAAHFIGVGPNSIDEDKEHADNTETEGGDHVQEK